A region from the Paraburkholderia youngii genome encodes:
- the tsaE gene encoding tRNA (adenosine(37)-N6)-threonylcarbamoyltransferase complex ATPase subunit type 1 TsaE — protein sequence MPVNPDHATLPSAPVLLERSFALADEAATQTFGARFAQAIESVRAASQQAQSAQPGAVSDLAFHGLQVQLVGDLGAGKTTLVRATLRGLGHTGRVRSPTYTLVEPYVLARPAGELALYHFDLYRFSDPSEWADAGFREYFDSGAVCLVEWPQRAGPLLGVPDLVFSLGLVGNMDANADARTLVARAYSESGKACLERC from the coding sequence ATGCCCGTCAATCCCGATCACGCGACCCTACCGTCCGCTCCGGTGCTGCTCGAACGCTCTTTCGCGCTCGCGGACGAGGCCGCCACGCAGACGTTCGGCGCGCGCTTCGCACAGGCGATCGAAAGCGTACGCGCGGCCTCGCAGCAGGCACAGTCAGCACAGCCCGGCGCCGTAAGCGACCTCGCATTCCACGGCCTGCAAGTCCAACTCGTCGGCGATCTCGGCGCCGGCAAAACCACGCTCGTGCGCGCGACCTTGCGCGGCCTCGGCCACACCGGCCGCGTGCGCAGTCCGACCTACACGCTCGTCGAACCGTATGTGCTCGCACGGCCCGCTGGGGAACTCGCGCTCTATCACTTCGATCTGTACAGATTCTCCGATCCGTCCGAATGGGCCGACGCGGGCTTTCGCGAATATTTCGATAGCGGCGCGGTCTGCCTCGTCGAATGGCCGCAACGCGCGGGACCGCTGCTCGGTGTGCCGGATCTCGTCTTCTCGCTCGGGCTCGTCGGCAACATGGACGCAAACGCGGACGCACGCACACTCGTCGCACGCGCTTATAGCGAATCAGGAAAGGCATGTCTCGAAAGATGTTAA
- the queG gene encoding tRNA epoxyqueuosine(34) reductase QueG yields MNRSPKSPVSCTPASAVDAVRASDATSRLDEAALRALALDIQTWGRELGFGAIGISDTDLSAAEAPLAAWLEAGCHGEMDYMAKHGMKRARPAELVAGTRRVITVRIAYLPARTLEGEAAEETYEGAHERAPESMPQDVSPPPSRATPRARDWRAAEHARLADPSTAVVSIYARGRDYHKVMRQRLQQLADRIEAATGPFGYRVFTDSAPVLEVELAQKAGIGWRGKHTLLLQRDAGSLFFLGEIYVDIPLPTDAETSPEAAPETPGSHCGSCARCIGACPTGAIVAPYKVDARRCISYLTIELKGSIPRELRPLIGNRVYGCDDCQLVCPWNKFAQAAPVADFDVRHGLDRASLVELFAWSAQEFDTRMQGSAIRRIGYECWLRNLAVGMGNALRAAPGALDADARDAIVRALKQRADDPSALVREHVEWALEAA; encoded by the coding sequence ATGAACCGAAGTCCGAAGTCCCCTGTTTCCTGCACGCCCGCATCGGCCGTTGATGCCGTGCGAGCTTCTGATGCAACGTCCCGTTTGGATGAGGCGGCGCTTCGGGCGCTCGCGCTCGACATCCAGACGTGGGGCCGTGAACTCGGTTTCGGGGCGATCGGCATTAGCGATACCGATCTGTCGGCCGCCGAAGCGCCGCTTGCAGCGTGGCTCGAAGCGGGTTGCCACGGCGAGATGGATTATATGGCCAAACACGGCATGAAACGCGCGAGGCCCGCCGAGCTTGTGGCCGGCACGCGACGCGTGATCACCGTGCGCATCGCCTATTTGCCTGCGCGGACGCTGGAAGGAGAGGCGGCTGAAGAGACGTATGAAGGGGCGCATGAACGCGCGCCTGAAAGCATGCCGCAAGACGTAAGTCCACCCCCGTCACGCGCGACACCCCGCGCGCGCGACTGGCGCGCGGCCGAGCACGCGCGGCTCGCGGACCCATCGACGGCGGTCGTGTCGATCTATGCGCGCGGCCGCGACTATCACAAGGTGATGCGTCAGCGCCTGCAACAACTGGCCGACCGGATCGAAGCGGCGACCGGGCCGTTCGGCTATCGCGTGTTCACCGATTCGGCGCCGGTGCTCGAAGTCGAGCTCGCGCAGAAGGCCGGCATCGGCTGGCGCGGCAAGCATACCTTGCTTCTGCAGCGCGACGCCGGCTCGCTGTTCTTCCTCGGCGAGATCTACGTCGACATCCCGCTGCCGACCGACGCCGAAACCTCGCCCGAGGCCGCGCCCGAAACGCCGGGCTCGCATTGCGGCAGCTGCGCGCGCTGCATCGGCGCCTGTCCGACCGGCGCGATCGTCGCGCCGTACAAGGTCGACGCGCGCCGCTGCATTTCGTATCTGACGATCGAGCTGAAGGGCAGTATCCCGCGCGAGCTGCGGCCGCTGATCGGCAATCGGGTGTATGGCTGTGATGATTGCCAGCTCGTGTGTCCGTGGAACAAGTTCGCGCAGGCCGCGCCAGTCGCCGATTTCGACGTGCGGCACGGGCTCGATCGCGCGTCGCTGGTCGAACTGTTCGCGTGGAGCGCGCAGGAGTTCGATACGCGCATGCAGGGCAGCGCGATTCGCCGCATCGGCTACGAGTGCTGGCTGCGCAATCTCGCGGTCGGCATGGGCAACGCGTTGCGCGCCGCGCCCGGCGCTCTCGACGCCGACGCGCGCGATGCGATCGTGCGGGCGTTGAAGCAGCGAGCCGACGATCCGTCGGCGCTCGTGCGCGAGCATGTGGAGTGGGCGCTGGAAGCGGCGTAA
- a CDS encoding methylated-DNA--[protein]-cysteine S-methyltransferase, giving the protein MFNAVIDAPFGKVGIRLEGEAVREIVYLPDSTRNVAPETPLAREAAEQIERYFESASAKFELPLAECGTAFQRRVWQAICDIPPGVVLTYGQLAKQLGSVPRAVGQACGANFFPIVIPCHRVVSASGIGGFAHDGGDGFFRDVKRWLLAHEGVPYA; this is encoded by the coding sequence ATGTTCAACGCAGTGATCGATGCGCCGTTCGGCAAGGTCGGCATCCGGCTCGAAGGCGAGGCGGTGCGCGAGATCGTCTATCTGCCCGACTCGACGCGCAACGTCGCGCCCGAGACGCCGCTCGCACGCGAGGCGGCCGAACAGATCGAGCGTTACTTCGAGAGCGCGTCGGCGAAGTTCGAGCTGCCGCTCGCCGAGTGCGGCACCGCGTTCCAGCGGCGCGTGTGGCAGGCGATCTGCGACATTCCGCCGGGTGTCGTGCTGACTTACGGACAACTCGCGAAGCAGCTCGGCAGCGTGCCACGCGCGGTCGGCCAGGCGTGCGGCGCGAATTTCTTTCCGATCGTGATTCCGTGTCACCGCGTGGTGAGTGCGAGCGGCATCGGCGGCTTCGCGCACGACGGGGGCGACGGCTTCTTTCGCGACGTGAAGCGCTGGCTGCTCGCGCATGAAGGTGTGCCGTACGCATGA
- the xerD gene encoding site-specific tyrosine recombinase XerD encodes MSMSPDTAENVEDTAAVSPLLLTSSASIDAFCDALWLEHGLSRNTLDAYRRDLRLFCEWLAHTRNASLDTASEADLRAYSAARQKDKATSANRRLSVFRRYYAWAVREHRAAADPTVRLRSAKQPPRFPSTLSEAQVEALLGAPDLDTPLGLRDRTMLELMYASGLRVTELVTLKTVEVGLNEGVVRVTGKGSKERLVPFGEEAHAWIERYLREARPALLGPRAADALFVTARAEGMTRQQFWNIIKRHAQAAGVHAPLSPHTLRHAFATHLLNHGADLRVVQLLLGHTDISTTQIYTHVARERLKSLHAQHHPRG; translated from the coding sequence ATGAGCATGAGCCCCGATACCGCTGAAAACGTCGAAGATACAGCCGCCGTATCGCCGCTGTTGCTGACCAGCTCCGCATCGATCGACGCCTTTTGCGACGCGCTGTGGCTCGAACACGGCCTGTCGCGCAACACGCTCGACGCGTATCGCCGCGACTTGCGCCTGTTCTGCGAATGGCTCGCGCACACCCGCAATGCGTCGCTCGACACCGCGAGCGAAGCCGACCTGCGCGCCTACAGCGCGGCGCGGCAAAAGGACAAGGCGACCTCGGCGAACCGCCGTCTGTCGGTGTTTCGCCGCTATTACGCTTGGGCGGTGCGCGAGCATCGCGCGGCCGCCGATCCTACGGTGCGCCTCCGCTCGGCGAAGCAGCCGCCGCGTTTTCCGTCGACGTTGAGCGAAGCGCAGGTCGAAGCGCTGCTCGGCGCGCCCGACCTCGATACGCCGCTCGGCTTGCGCGATCGCACGATGCTCGAGCTGATGTACGCGAGCGGATTGCGCGTGACCGAACTGGTCACGCTGAAGACCGTCGAGGTGGGGCTCAATGAAGGCGTCGTGCGTGTAACCGGCAAGGGCTCGAAGGAGCGGCTGGTGCCGTTCGGCGAAGAGGCGCACGCGTGGATCGAGCGCTATCTTCGCGAGGCGCGCCCGGCGCTGCTCGGCCCGCGCGCGGCCGACGCGCTATTCGTGACGGCACGCGCCGAAGGCATGACGCGCCAACAGTTCTGGAACATCATCAAGCGACACGCGCAGGCGGCGGGTGTGCATGCGCCGTTGTCGCCGCATACGTTGCGGCATGCGTTCGCGACGCACCTGCTCAATCACGGTGCCGATCTGCGCGTCGTGCAATTGCTGCTCGGCCACACCGATATTTCGACGACGCAGATTTATACGCACGTCGCGCGAGAGCGTCTGAAATCGCTGCATGCGCAGCATCATCCGCGCGGCTGA
- a CDS encoding class I adenylate-forming enzyme family protein: MNQASSIRSTIDIPALLAALPARISDIPALAAARDPRHVALIEDARRLTNAQLLEAVDAAAALLREWGVRGGDRVMIVAENSIAQVVLLFATARLDAWALVSNARLSAAELDSIRAHAQPRVVAYAVESSPDACQHAERHRATPAPTLSPDIGAWSYALDGSVQAEAVEAASDSQCAALIYTTGTTGAPKGVMLSHRNLLYIAAVSSRLRQVGPDDVVYAVLPISHVYGFASVCLGSLHAGATLRLAPRFVPEAVRRALADEQVSIFQGVPAMHAKLLEHLHTHGHAWSAPRLRFAYSGGSPLDAALKVQAEAVYGLPLHNGYGMTESSPTVSQTMVDAPRADCSVGEVIPGVEVKFVGLDGAQASPGEIGELWVRGPNVMLGYYRNPEQTRATVTEDGWLKTGDLARRDADGALHIVGRSKELIIRSGFNVYPAEVEHVLNAHPQVVQSAVIGRAVEGNEEVIAFVELIAGATVAPAELIAWCGERLAPYKRPAEVMVLAALPAASTGKILKHRLRELV; the protein is encoded by the coding sequence TTGAACCAGGCTTCATCCATCCGTTCCACGATCGACATCCCCGCGCTGCTCGCCGCGCTGCCCGCCCGCATCAGCGACATTCCCGCGCTCGCCGCCGCACGCGATCCGCGGCATGTCGCGCTGATCGAAGACGCGCGCCGCCTGACCAATGCGCAACTGCTAGAGGCCGTCGATGCCGCCGCCGCGCTGCTGCGCGAATGGGGCGTGCGCGGCGGCGATCGCGTGATGATCGTCGCGGAGAACAGCATCGCGCAGGTCGTGCTGCTGTTCGCGACCGCCAGGCTCGATGCGTGGGCGCTGGTGTCGAACGCGCGCCTCTCGGCGGCCGAACTCGATTCGATCCGCGCGCACGCGCAACCGCGCGTCGTCGCATATGCGGTCGAAAGCTCGCCCGACGCGTGCCAGCATGCTGAGCGTCATCGAGCGACACCGGCACCCACGCTGTCACCAGACATCGGCGCATGGTCGTATGCGTTGGACGGCAGCGTGCAGGCCGAAGCCGTCGAAGCCGCCAGCGACAGCCAATGCGCGGCACTGATCTACACGACCGGCACCACCGGCGCACCGAAGGGCGTGATGCTGTCGCATCGCAATCTGCTGTACATCGCGGCCGTGTCGAGCCGGCTGCGCCAGGTCGGGCCCGACGACGTCGTCTATGCGGTGCTGCCGATCTCGCATGTGTATGGCTTCGCGTCGGTATGCCTCGGCAGCCTGCATGCGGGCGCGACATTGCGGCTCGCGCCGCGCTTCGTGCCGGAAGCGGTGCGCCGCGCCCTCGCCGACGAGCAGGTGTCGATCTTCCAAGGCGTGCCGGCGATGCACGCGAAGCTGCTCGAACATCTGCACACGCACGGCCACGCATGGTCCGCGCCGCGGCTGCGCTTCGCGTACTCGGGCGGCTCTCCGCTCGACGCCGCGTTGAAGGTGCAGGCCGAAGCCGTGTACGGTCTGCCGCTGCACAACGGCTACGGCATGACCGAAAGCAGCCCGACCGTATCTCAGACGATGGTCGACGCACCGCGCGCCGATTGCTCGGTCGGCGAAGTCATTCCGGGCGTCGAAGTGAAGTTCGTCGGACTCGACGGCGCGCAAGCCTCGCCGGGCGAGATTGGCGAACTGTGGGTGCGCGGCCCGAACGTGATGCTCGGCTACTATCGCAATCCCGAGCAGACCCGCGCGACCGTCACCGAGGATGGCTGGCTGAAGACCGGCGACCTCGCGCGCCGCGACGCGGACGGCGCCTTGCATATCGTCGGGCGCAGCAAGGAGCTGATCATCCGTTCGGGCTTCAACGTGTATCCGGCCGAGGTCGAGCACGTGCTGAACGCGCATCCGCAGGTCGTGCAGTCGGCGGTGATCGGACGCGCGGTCGAGGGCAACGAGGAGGTGATCGCGTTCGTCGAGCTGATTGCCGGCGCGACGGTCGCGCCCGCGGAGTTGATCGCGTGGTGCGGCGAGCGGCTCGCGCCGTACAAGCGGCCGGCCGAGGTGATGGTGCTCGCGGCGCTGCCGGCCGCATCGACCGGCAAGATTCTCAAGCACCGGTTGCGCGAGTTGGTGTGA
- the ybaK gene encoding Cys-tRNA(Pro) deacylase has translation MSKSRHVSETAATQLLRRHGVTFGEHPYDYVEHGGTAESARQLCVDEHHVVKTLVMEDEHAKPLIVLMHGDRTVSTKNLARQIGAKRVEPCKPEVANRHSGYLIGGTSPFGTRKQMPVYVESTILEMDKIWLNGGRRGFLVSIEPKVLTDLLAAKPVQCASVD, from the coding sequence ATGAGCAAATCCAGACACGTGTCCGAAACCGCCGCCACGCAGCTGCTGCGCCGTCACGGCGTTACGTTCGGCGAGCATCCTTACGACTACGTCGAGCATGGCGGCACCGCGGAATCGGCGCGCCAGCTCTGCGTCGACGAGCATCACGTCGTGAAGACGCTGGTGATGGAAGACGAGCACGCGAAGCCGTTGATCGTGCTGATGCACGGCGATCGCACCGTCAGCACCAAGAACCTCGCGCGGCAGATCGGCGCGAAGCGCGTCGAGCCGTGCAAGCCCGAAGTCGCGAACCGGCACTCGGGTTATCTGATCGGCGGCACCTCGCCGTTCGGCACGCGCAAGCAGATGCCGGTGTATGTCGAGTCGACCATTCTCGAGATGGACAAAATCTGGCTGAACGGAGGGCGGCGCGGCTTTCTCGTCAGCATCGAGCCGAAGGTGCTCACGGATCTGCTTGCGGCGAAGCCGGTGCAGTGCGCGAGCGTGGACTGA
- the plsY gene encoding glycerol-3-phosphate 1-O-acyltransferase PlsY: MQNLIVAVVAYLIGSLSFAVIVSAAMGLDDPRSYGSGNPGATNVLRSGSKKAAILTLIGDAFKGWLPVWPVVNFGARYGLDERSIAIASLAVFLGHLYPIFFRFKGGKGVATAAGVLLAINPTLGVATLLTWIIVAFFTRYSSLAALCSALFAPLFYVFLFGPRIVALAVLAMSLLLVWRHRGNIAKLMKGQESRIGDKKKAASPAAGNDL; the protein is encoded by the coding sequence ATGCAAAACCTGATCGTCGCTGTCGTTGCCTATCTGATCGGTTCGTTGTCGTTTGCCGTGATCGTGAGCGCCGCGATGGGTCTCGACGACCCGCGCTCGTACGGCTCGGGCAACCCGGGCGCCACCAATGTGCTGCGCAGCGGCAGCAAGAAGGCCGCGATTCTGACGCTGATCGGCGACGCTTTCAAGGGCTGGCTGCCGGTGTGGCCGGTCGTGAATTTCGGCGCGCGCTACGGGCTCGACGAGCGCTCGATCGCGATTGCGTCGCTCGCGGTGTTTCTCGGCCATCTGTATCCGATCTTCTTCCGCTTCAAGGGCGGCAAGGGTGTCGCGACCGCCGCGGGCGTACTGCTCGCGATCAACCCGACGCTCGGCGTCGCGACCTTGCTGACCTGGATCATCGTCGCGTTCTTCACGCGCTATTCGTCGCTGGCGGCGCTGTGCTCGGCGCTGTTCGCGCCGCTTTTCTACGTGTTCCTGTTCGGGCCGCGCATCGTTGCGCTCGCGGTTCTGGCGATGAGCCTGCTGCTCGTATGGCGCCATCGCGGCAATATCGCGAAGCTGATGAAGGGGCAGGAGAGCCGTATCGGCGACAAGAAGAAGGCCGCCAGCCCGGCTGCGGGCAACGATCTTTGA
- a CDS encoding YajQ family cyclic di-GMP-binding protein, protein MPSFDVVCEANMIEVKNAIEQSNKEISTRFDFKGSDARVEHKENEITAYADDDFKLGQVKDVLLSKMAKRNVDVRFLDYGKIEKIGGDKVKQVIKIKKGVSGDLSKKIVRLVKDSKIKVQASIQGDAVRITGAKRDDLQSVIAMLRKDVTDTPLDFNNFRD, encoded by the coding sequence ATGCCATCGTTTGACGTCGTCTGCGAAGCGAACATGATCGAAGTCAAGAACGCGATCGAGCAGTCCAACAAGGAAATTTCGACGCGTTTCGACTTCAAGGGGTCCGACGCGCGCGTCGAGCACAAGGAAAACGAAATCACCGCGTACGCCGACGACGACTTCAAGCTCGGCCAGGTGAAGGACGTGCTGCTGTCGAAAATGGCCAAGCGCAACGTCGACGTGCGCTTCCTCGACTACGGCAAGATCGAGAAGATCGGCGGCGACAAGGTCAAGCAGGTCATCAAGATCAAGAAGGGCGTGTCGGGCGATCTGTCGAAGAAAATCGTGCGTCTGGTGAAGGACAGCAAGATCAAGGTGCAGGCGAGCATTCAGGGCGATGCGGTGCGCATCACCGGTGCGAAGCGCGACGATCTGCAAAGCGTGATCGCGATGCTGCGCAAGGACGTGACCGACACGCCGCTCGACTTCAACAACTTCCGCGACTAA
- the murB gene encoding UDP-N-acetylmuramate dehydrogenase, producing the protein MPQSALAAPVVASLLAGYSLKAHNTFGFDVRAQFACLIEREEQLPTAVRDPRVAGLPRLVLGGGSNVVLSGDFAGLVLLVALRGRRVVREDQHAWYVEAAGGEPWHEFVAWTLAQGMPGLENLALIPGTVGAAPIQNIGAYGLEMCERFASLRAIELATGNAVELDANACRFGYRDSFFKREGRERFVITSVTFRLPKAWQPRAGYADLARELAARGPAASQGKAGGAAPQPTAQTIFDAVVAVRRAKLPDPLELGNAGSFFKNPVIDAAQFEALKRREPEIVSYPQADGRVKLAAGWLIDRCGWKGRAMGAAAVHERQALVLVNRGGASGTEVLALARAIQHEVFGQFGVELEAEPVCL; encoded by the coding sequence ATGCCCCAATCCGCTCTTGCCGCTCCCGTCGTCGCGTCTCTCCTGGCCGGCTATTCGCTGAAGGCCCACAACACGTTCGGCTTCGACGTACGCGCGCAGTTCGCGTGCCTGATCGAGCGCGAGGAGCAGTTGCCCACCGCGGTGCGCGATCCGCGCGTCGCGGGCCTGCCGCGCCTCGTGCTCGGTGGCGGCAGCAACGTCGTGCTGAGCGGCGACTTCGCCGGGCTCGTGCTGCTGGTGGCGCTGCGCGGCCGCCGCGTGGTGCGCGAGGATCAGCATGCGTGGTATGTCGAGGCGGCCGGCGGCGAGCCGTGGCACGAGTTCGTCGCGTGGACGTTGGCGCAGGGCATGCCCGGCCTCGAGAATCTCGCGCTGATACCGGGCACGGTCGGCGCGGCGCCGATCCAGAACATCGGCGCGTACGGGCTCGAAATGTGCGAACGCTTCGCGTCGCTGCGGGCGATCGAGCTCGCGACCGGCAACGCCGTCGAACTCGACGCCAATGCGTGCCGGTTCGGCTATCGTGACAGCTTCTTCAAGCGGGAAGGGCGGGAGCGCTTCGTGATCACGTCGGTCACGTTTCGTTTGCCGAAGGCATGGCAGCCGCGCGCGGGCTACGCGGATCTCGCGCGCGAGCTGGCGGCGCGGGGTCCTGCGGCGAGCCAAGGGAAAGCCGGTGGCGCGGCCCCGCAGCCGACCGCGCAGACCATTTTCGATGCGGTCGTCGCCGTGCGGCGGGCGAAGCTGCCCGATCCGCTCGAACTGGGCAACGCGGGGAGCTTCTTCAAGAATCCGGTGATCGATGCCGCGCAGTTCGAGGCGCTGAAGCGCCGCGAACCGGAAATCGTGTCGTATCCGCAGGCGGACGGGCGGGTCAAGCTGGCGGCCGGCTGGCTGATCGACCGATGCGGCTGGAAGGGCCGCGCGATGGGCGCGGCGGCCGTGCATGAACGCCAGGCGCTGGTGCTGGTCAATCGCGGTGGCGCGAGCGGCACGGAAGTGCTGGCGCTGGCGCGGGCGATCCAGCACGAAGTGTTCGGGCAATTTGGCGTGGAGCTGGAGGCGGAGCCGGTTTGCCTATGA
- the argF gene encoding ornithine carbamoyltransferase — MTAKKIRHYLQFKDFSLEDYEYVLERARILKRKFKNYETYHPLHDRTLAMIFEKNSTRTRLSFEAGIFQLGGHAVFMSTRDTQLGRGEPIEDAAQVISRMVDIIMIRTFGQDIIQRFAENSRVPVINGLTNEYHPCQVLADIFTYFEHRGPIRDKTVAWVGDANNMLYTWIEAAQILGFKLRLSTPPGYKLDRALVSAESAPFYEEFDDPNEACAGADLVTTDVWTSMGFEAENEARKKAFADWCVDADMMARANPDALFMHCLPAHRGEEVSAEVIDGPQSVVWDEAENRLHVQKALMEYLLLGKLNH, encoded by the coding sequence ATGACCGCCAAGAAAATTCGCCACTACCTGCAGTTCAAGGACTTCTCGCTGGAAGACTACGAGTACGTGCTGGAACGCGCGCGCATCCTGAAACGCAAATTCAAGAACTACGAGACCTATCACCCGCTGCACGACCGCACGCTGGCGATGATCTTCGAAAAGAATTCGACGCGCACGCGCCTGTCGTTCGAAGCCGGCATCTTCCAGCTGGGCGGCCACGCGGTGTTCATGAGCACGCGCGACACGCAGCTCGGCCGCGGCGAGCCGATCGAAGACGCCGCCCAGGTCATCTCGCGCATGGTGGACATCATCATGATCCGCACGTTCGGCCAGGACATCATCCAGCGCTTCGCCGAAAATTCGCGCGTGCCGGTGATCAACGGGCTCACGAACGAGTATCACCCGTGCCAGGTGCTCGCGGACATCTTCACGTACTTCGAGCATCGAGGTCCGATCCGCGATAAAACGGTCGCGTGGGTCGGCGACGCGAACAACATGCTGTACACATGGATCGAAGCCGCACAGATCCTCGGCTTCAAACTGCGCCTATCCACGCCGCCCGGCTACAAGCTCGACCGTGCGCTCGTCTCGGCGGAAAGCGCGCCGTTTTACGAGGAGTTCGACGACCCCAACGAAGCCTGCGCGGGCGCCGATCTCGTCACCACCGACGTGTGGACCAGCATGGGCTTCGAGGCCGAAAACGAAGCGCGCAAGAAGGCCTTCGCCGACTGGTGCGTGGACGCCGACATGATGGCGCGCGCGAATCCCGATGCGCTCTTCATGCACTGCCTGCCCGCGCATCGCGGCGAGGAAGTCAGCGCGGAGGTGATCGACGGACCGCAGAGCGTCGTGTGGGATGAAGCGGAAAACCGTCTGCACGTGCAGAAAGCGTTGATGGAATACCTGCTGCTCGGCAAGCTCAATCATTGA
- a CDS encoding DUF3579 domain-containing protein translates to MAEAAPIEYFIQGITSTGKRFRPSDWSERLAGVMSSFGPGVRKGPNAYMQYSLYVRPTMIGDLKCVILDSRLRDIEPMAFDFVMNFAKDNDLLVTEACELELEHAPAPQAKRHAI, encoded by the coding sequence ATGGCCGAAGCAGCTCCAATCGAATATTTCATTCAGGGCATTACGTCGACCGGAAAAAGATTTCGGCCGAGCGACTGGTCGGAGCGGCTCGCGGGCGTCATGTCGTCGTTCGGGCCCGGCGTGAGGAAGGGGCCGAACGCCTATATGCAGTACTCGCTGTACGTGCGGCCAACCATGATCGGCGATCTCAAATGCGTGATTCTCGATTCGCGGCTGCGCGACATCGAGCCAATGGCCTTCGATTTCGTTATGAACTTCGCGAAAGACAACGACCTCCTCGTCACCGAGGCATGCGAACTGGAACTCGAGCATGCGCCTGCGCCGCAAGCCAAACGGCATGCGATCTGA
- the rpsT gene encoding 30S ribosomal protein S20, producing MANSAQARKRARQAAKANSHNSALRSKFRTAIKAVRKAIDAGDQAKAAEIFKASSKTIDIIADKNIIHKNKAARHKSRLAAAIKGLQAPAAQ from the coding sequence ATGGCTAACTCCGCACAAGCACGCAAGCGCGCCCGCCAGGCCGCGAAGGCAAACTCGCACAACTCGGCACTGCGCTCGAAATTCCGCACGGCTATCAAGGCTGTCCGCAAGGCAATCGACGCAGGCGACCAGGCTAAGGCCGCCGAAATCTTCAAGGCATCGTCGAAGACCATCGACATCATCGCCGACAAGAACATCATTCACAAAAACAAGGCAGCTCGCCACAAGAGCCGCCTCGCTGCAGCCATCAAGGGTCTGCAAGCGCCCGCAGCGCAGTAA